The following are encoded together in the Lathyrus oleraceus cultivar Zhongwan6 chromosome 3, CAAS_Psat_ZW6_1.0, whole genome shotgun sequence genome:
- the LOC127132514 gene encoding pentatricopeptide repeat-containing protein At5g08305, whose translation MKHLQVLSFVRRWSSWALSIKKASSSSPTKAIHLYSKMHRNGVPFDSFCILFALKSSTNLHNLPIIHHLHTHIIKLGFISQIHVANCLLNGYVLLSFIDACVLFDEMPQKNAVTWNTMILGYSRSGDMNKARELFEEMPQRDGVSWSSVISGYTNVGSYMQSLYLFRRMLFFEGTKPDQVTCGAVLSGLAHMGSRGLLGGKSVHGFIVRNGWELNVEIGAALVNMYAKGGVLRNAAMVFELMDERDVMSWTVMICGAVRCGFNKEALVVFEKMQMVGIKPNELTFTGVLTACAHGGFLEEGRRYFKMIEECGLEPRVQHYACLVYLIGKSGKLEEAYEIIKTMRVEPNVVVLGSFLSACKEHKQFEISERVIEQVLRMANPENDRGLYNLIADLYVIGEKLEEAERLKKLMVNEHVRQAKGLNFDRNVFR comes from the coding sequence ATGAAACATCTACAAGTGTTATCTTTTGTTAGAAGATGGAGTTCATGGGCTTTATCTATTAAAAAAGCCTCTTCATCATCACCAACAAAAGCTATTCATCTCTATTCCAAAATGCATAGAAATGGTGTTCCTTTTGACTCTTTCTGCATTCTCTTCGCCTTAAAATCTTCCACCAATTTACATAACTTGCCCATCATTCATCACCTTCATACACATATCATCAAACTCGGTTTCATATCTCAGATTCACGTGGCGAATTGTCTTTTAAATGGTTATGTTCTTCTCTCTTTCATTGATGCATGTGTACTGTTTGACGAAATGCCACAGAAGAATGCTGTCACGTGGAACACTATGATTTTGGGGTATTCGAGATCAGGGGATATGAATAAAGCACGCGAGTTGTTTGAAGAAATGCCGCAGAGAGATGGTGTTTCATGGTCTTCTGTGATTTCGGGTTATACTAATGTTGGGAGTTATATGCAAAGTTTGTATCTTTTTAGACGGATGTTGTTTTTTGAAGGAACCAAGCCGGATCAGGTGACTTGTGGTGCGGTTTTATCGGGTTTAGCTCACATGGGGTCTCGTGGATTGTTAGGTGGAAAATCAGTTCATGGTTTTATAGTGAGAAATGGGTGGGAGTTGAATGTTGAGATAGGTGCTGCTTTGGTTAACATGTATGCTAAAGGTGGAGTTTTGAGAAATGCTGCAATGGTTTTTGAGTTGATGGATGAAAGAGATGTCATGTCTTGGACAGTGATGATTTGTGGAGCTGTGCGATGTGGGTTTAATAAAGAAGCATTGGTTGTGTTTGAGAAGATGCAAATGGTTGGAATAAAACCCAATGAGCTGACTTTCACTGGGGTGCTCACTGCTTGTGCTCATGGGGGGTTTCTTGAGGAGGGAAGAAGATATTTCAAGATGATTGAAGAATGTGGTCTGGAACCAAGAGTTCAACATTATGCAtgtttggtttatttgattggGAAAAGTGGGAAACTAGAGGAAGCTTATGAGATTATAAAAACAATGAGAGTGGAACCAAATGTTGTTGTCTTGGGTTCTTTCTTGTCAGCTTGTAAGGAGCACAAGCAATTTGAGATTTCTGAGAGGGTGATTGAGCAGGTCCTGAGGATGGCAAATCCAGAAAATGATAGAGGGCTTTATAACCTTATTGCTGATTTGTATGTCATTGGTGAGAAGTTGGAAGAGGCTGAAAGGTTGAAGAAATTGATGGTTAATGAGCATGTGAGACAAGCAAAGGGGTTAAATTTTGACAGAAATGTATTTAGATAA